A section of the Triticum dicoccoides isolate Atlit2015 ecotype Zavitan chromosome 7A, WEW_v2.0, whole genome shotgun sequence genome encodes:
- the LOC119334749 gene encoding flavone O-methyltransferase 1-like, translated as MGSTATDMAASADEEACMYALQLVSSSILPMTLKNAIELGLLETLVAAGGKLLTPAEVAAKLPSTANPAAADMVDRMLRLLASYNVVSCTMEEGKDGRLSRRYGAAPVCKFLTPNEDGVSMAALALMNQDKVLMESWYYLKDAVLDGGIPFNKAYGMSAFEYHGTDPRFNRVFNEGMKNHSIIITKKLLEVYKGFEGLGTIVDVGGGVGATVGAIVAAYPAIKGINFDLPHVISEAPPFPGVTHVGGDMFQKVPSGDAILMKWILHDWSDEHCATLLKNCYDALPAHGKVVLVECILPVNPEATPKAQGVFHVDMIMLAHNPGGRERYEREFEALAKGAGFAAIKTTYIYANAFAIEFTK; from the exons ATGGGCTCCACCGCAACCGACATGGCCGCCTCCGCCGACGAGGAGGCGTGCATGTACGCTCTCCAGCTCGTCTCGTCGTCGATCCTCCCGATGACGCTCAAGAACGCCATCGAGCTGGGCCTCCTGGAGACCCTGGTGGCCGCCGGCGGCAAGCTGCTGACCCCCGCCGAGGTGGCCGCCAAGCTCCCGTCCACGGCGAACCCCGCCGCGGCGGACATGGTGGACCGCATGCTCCGGCTGCTGGCCTCGTACAACGTGGTGTCGTGCACGATGGAGGAGGGCAAGGATGGGCGCCTGTCCCGGCGGTACGGCGCCGCGCCCGTGTGCAAGTTCCTCACCCCCAACGAGGACGGCGTCTCCATGGCGGCGCTCGCGCTCATGAACCAGGACAAGGTCCTCATGGAGAGCTG GTACTACCTGAAGGACGCGGTCCTTGACGGCGGCATCCCGTTCAACAAGGCGTACGGGATGTCGGCGTTCGAGTACCACGGCACGGACCCGCGCTTCAACCGCGTCTTCAACGAGGGGATGAAGAACcactccatcatcatcaccaagaaGCTGCTCGAGGTCTACAAGGGCTTCGAGGGCCTCGGCACCATCGTCGACGTGGGCGGCGGCGTGGGCGCCACCGTGGGCGCCATCGTCGCCGCGTACCCGGCCATCAAGGGCATCAACTTCGACCTCCCCCACGTCATCTCCGAGGCGCCGCCGTTCCCGGGCGTCACCCACGTCGGCGGCGACATGTTCCAGAAGGTGCCCTCGGGGGACGCCATCCTCATGAAGTGGATCCTCCACGACTGGAGCGACGAGCACTGCGCGACGCTGCTCAAGAACTGCTACGACGCGCTGCCGGcgcacggcaaggtggtgctcgtggAGTGCATCCTGCCGGTGAACCCGGAGGCCACGCCCAAGGCGCAGGGGGTGTTCCACGTCGACATGATCATGCTCGCGCACAACCCCGGCGGCAGGGAGAGGTACGAGAGGGAGTTCGAGGCCCTGGCCAAGGGCGCCGGCTTCGCCGCCATCAAGACCACCTACATCTACGCCAACGCATTCGCCATCGAGTTCACCAAGTAG